GAGTGGTTGACTTCATTTAACATTTTTGGTTTGTCTTTATGTCTAGATTTTAGCACGTAAAGGGGTCTGTTAAAAAACTCGATATTACGACACAATCTGAATGACACTAAAGTGTCATTTTTCCTTGTTCTTTTAAAATTAAATCAATAATTTCTCTAACACAACCATGCCCACCTTTAGCTTCAGTTATTAATTTTGCTTTTGAAATTACTGAAGGATGTGCATCCTTTGGACAGACTGGTAATCCTACGATTTCAAGTGGTGGTACATCTAAAATATCATCTCCAATATAAGCAATTTCTTGCAATGAAATCTTTAATTCTTTAGATAATTCTTGTATTTTTTTCCCTTTATCATAACAGTGTTGATAAATATGCTTAACACTTAATTCACTTAATCTATTATTTAGAATTTCACATTCTCGTGCACTTATAATTGCTAATTCTAAGCTATAAGCTTGTGCAAGCTTAATTCCTTGACCATCACGAACGTTAAACTTTTTTACATGTTCACCATTTTTGTCATAGTAAAGTGACCCATCAGTTAAAACCCCATCTACATCAAGAACAAGAAGCTTTATATTTCTGATTATTTCTTTTAATTCATACATGCTAATAGTTTACAATAAAACAATAAGGAGACGTACCGAAGTGGTCATAACGGGGCTGACTCGAAATCAGTTTGATGACGAAAGTTGTCACGTGAGTTCGAATCTCACCGTCTCCGTTGTTAAAAATACACCTTAGAATTAAAGCTTATCTCCAAACAATTTTGAGCAGAAATTCTATTTCCACAAATTGCCTTAACTCTTTAATATTCGACATTTAAAAGTTCGAATCTCACATAGGTCAATGTAATTTTTTATTTTTACTTACTACTTGTAACTTACCATTTGTTTAATTAGGTCTTGGATTTAAAGGAGTAAGTTTAAATTAGTATTTTCATTGACAAAAGTTTTTCTCAGGAAAGCACTTATCAATTATTAATGTTAATATATAAATATCTGCGAATATTCGCAGATAGGAAAAAATCTTGAAACAACCAAGTGAATTTAAGGCAGAATTTTTTAAAGCATTGGCTAATCCTATAAGAATCCAAATTATAGATACACTACGTAATGGCAAACATACTGTAAATCAATTAAGAGAAATCTTAGATATAGAAGCTCCGAATGTCTCTCAACAACTAGCTATATTAAGAGCAAATAATATAGTAAACACTCGCAAAGAAGGAAGTAACGTTTTTTATTCAATTAAAGATCCAACCATATTCAAACTTCTTGACATAGCAAAAGTCATATTTAATAACCAACTTGCTGGAATAAGAGACTTATTAAGCAAAATAAATAACAAGAAAGGAAGGCATAGTATTAAAAATGGCATTAGAAGCATTATTACTCAAATATTCGTTCCTTATATTTGTTCTTGGAGTGATTTTTGCGTTCCTTATTTGTTTTAAGTCTAAAGTTTTTTCAATTATTGCATCTAGCGCTCTGGCAATTATTGCATCTACTCTTAGTTTAATAAGTTCAACTCTTTCCCTCACAAACCAACATTCATACATTCTTAGTCATCAGCTGGGATTTCCAATTGGAAAAGTAGAATTAGTTATTGACCCACTTTCTGCTTTCTTTGTTTTCCTAATTTCATTACTTGTAATTCCAGTTTCAATTTATTCAATTGGTTACCTTAAATCAGAGTATATGGAAAAGAATCTGAGTCTATTGTGTGCTCTGTACCATCTGTTTATTCTTTCAATGCTTCTTGTGGTTTTATCAGGGAACGGTTTCCAGTTCTTAATACTTTGGGAATTAATGACACTTATTTCTTTTGCTTTTGTGATATTTGATATAAAAAGCATTGATTCCAAAAAAGCAGGTTTTGTCTATCTTTTAATGACACATATTGGTTCAGCATTCCTTCTTCTGACATTTCTTATTTTTGCTAAATATACTGGAAGTTTTTCATTTTCATCTTTTGATGGAGTTTCAAACTTAATGCCTGATTCTTTAAAAGCAATTTTATTTTTATTTATTTTACTGGGTTTTGGTACTAAGGCTGGAATTATACCTTTGCATATTTGGCTCCCAGAAGCACATCCAGCTGCACCAAGCCACATATCAGCTCTTATGTCAGGAGTAATGATTAAAACAGGAATATACGGCATACTAAGATTTATATTTGACTTTCTAAGCCCATTTCCTTCTTGGTGGGGAATAATTGTTGTCTTTATAGGAATCATAACTGCGGTATTAGGAATAATTTTTGCTTCTTCCGAAGTTGATATTAAACGAATTTTAGCTTATAGCAGTATAGAAAATATTGGTGTGATTTTACTTTCAATTGGTGCTTCTATGATATTTTACAGCTTTGACCAAAAAGTTTTAGCTACTATTTCTTTAGTGGCTGCCTTATTTCATTCTTTAAATCATTCTATATTTAAAGGACTATTGTTTACTTGTACAGGTTCAATTGTATCTAGTACTCACACCAGAAACATTGAAAAATTAGGAGGCTTAATTAAGCTAATGCCAAAAACTGCTTTTCTATTTCTTATTGGTTCACTTGCTATTTCTGCACTCCCTCCTTTTAATGGTTTTATTAGTAAATGGCTTACTTTTCAATCGGTACTTCTTTTGTTTCAAATTAAATCAGAAATATTAAAACTTATTTCACCTATTTATGCCAGTCTTCTTGGATTTGTAGGTGCAATATGCATTGCAACATTTGTAAAAACCTTTAGTGGAATATTTTTAGGAATGCCCAGATCACATCAAGCAATTCATGCACAGGAAGCCACACCATCTATGATTTTAAGTATGTCTATTCTGGCATTTTCATGTTTGGTTATAGGAGTCTTCCCAAATATTGTTTTCTTACTTATTAAGACAGTAACTTTTTCAATAATTGGTCTTGATGCTACATCAATAATTACCTTTGATAGTTTATTTAATTCTAATAACTTCTCTATAAAGCTAGGATCTAATAACTTTGCTACACTTTCACCAGCTTTAGTTTTTGTTTTATTATTAATAATTCTTTGTTTGGTTTACATAGCTTTTAACAACTTAGGCTCTAAAGTACCTATTCGCAAAGATGAAACATGGAGCTGTGGAGTTAAACCAAAACCAGAGTTCGGGCATACACCAAAAGGCTTTTTACAACCACTAAGAGTGATATTCTCAGAACTTCACACACCAGAAAGTTTTTATCATGATTACATTTATCTGCCTATAGTTAATAGTCTTGTAAATCTTTCTCACAAAATAAGACCACTTCAATCAGGAGTATTACAAATCTATCTTTTATATATTTTTCTTGCATTGGTTTTTTGTCTTATATGGCTTAGGTTATGAATAATACTACATTACAATATGCCACTTTATTTTTAGTCCATATAGGACTTCTTTTAATACTTTCACCATTTATAAATGTCTACATAAAAAAGATTAAAGCAATAATACAAGGACGTGTTGGTCCTCCTCTTTTACAAGGCTATTATGATTTAGCAAAATATTTTCATAAAGAAACAGTAGTTTCAAAACAAACATCTTGGTTATTTTTAGCAACACCACTTATTGTTTTTAGTACAACAATAACAGCAGGATTACTTATACCAACCATTAGCTCAAAAGAGTTCATGATTTCACTCGGAGGAATAATACTTTTCATCTATCTATTTGGCTTAGGCAGATTTTTTATGACTTCGGCAGCACTTGAACCAGGAAGCAGCTTCTGTAGTATGGCAAGCAGTAGAGAACTAATGTTTGCAACTTTAATTGAACCAGTGATTCTACTTCCTTTATTTATTTTTGTGTGTATTTATGGAACTAACAGCATCTTTGAGATAGTAAACCAATTGTCTAATAAAGGAATTGCTTTATATACACCACCATATATTCTTTCATTAATTGCAATTTTTATAGCAAGTATGGCTGAGATGTGCAGGGTTCCTTTTGACAATCCAGAAACCCATTATGAATTAACCATGATTCATGAAGGAATGCTTTTAGAATACTCTGGTAAACAGCTTGGCATCATGTTTTTATCCAGTTGGCTTAAACAATTAATTATTATTTCCTTAATTGCAAATCTTTTATTTCCTTGGTATACAACACCTGGTTTTACTTTTGTAAGTTTATTTATTGCAGCAGTCATATATCTCTTAAAAGTTTTGGCTGTTAGTACCATTATTGCATTTGTTGAAACTACAGTTGCTAAGGTTAGATTATTTAGAGTTCGTGACATTCTTATTGCTGCATTTATTATGTCCATAATTGCTCTTGTGATTAATATCTATAAAGGAGAAGGACTAGGAATATGAACCTTCCACTAACTCAATTACTTTCAGAACATACCCTTGAAGGATTATCTAGCTACCTGGTTGGAATTGTCCTTTTGATAAGCATTTTAATGTCTGGATGTCGCAGAATCGAAACCATGATTAGACTTTTTGTAATTCAATCCCTAAGCCTTGTATCAATCATGTTTATAATAGGTTCAATAAATCAAAGCCCTCATACTTCTATTGTTTGTGCAATTATTTTTCTAAGCAAATGCATCTTAATCCCAGCAATACTAATGTTTGTTCTAAAACAAATACAAATAAATAGGGAAATAGAGACGTATATTAGCTTGCCAGTTTCAATGCTTATAAACTGTGCTATAGCCGCACTAATTTTTGAAACTATTCCACAATTTGGAATAGAAAAAGAACTGCACGTGTTATCCAGCGGCTTACTCAGTACTTCTATTTCTGTAATTTTAATTGGGCTTTTTATTATGATGACAAGAAAAAAAGCATTGACCCAAATTATTGGACTTTATGTTATGGAAAATGGCATTTTTGCTCTAACAATTAACACTATATTTGAAATGCCATATGTAGTAGAGATGGGTATATTACTTGATTTATTAATTGGAGCACTTGTAATGGGCGTTTGGGTGTACAGAATAAGACAGTCCTTTGAAACTATAAATGTAGAGGAATTGACAAATCTTAGAGGATAAAAATGGATGTAAATAAGATAACGTTACTTTATAGCATCCCAGCTTTAGCAGCATTTTCATCTTTATTGCCGAAGAACAAAAATGTTATTGGCTTAGTACAAACTTTTTGGATGGTTTGCTTATTTATACTAGGGCTTTTTATTATCAACGACATATTAGATTCCGGCTCCATTGGCACATTCAAAGATTTTATTTACCTTGATGCACTAAGTGGATTAATGATTTTTCTAATTACTCTGGTTAGTACTATAGTCTCGATTTATTCAATTGGTTATATGACAAATGAGGTTGAAGAAAAAATACACAACATATGGAAATTAAAAGGATATTATTTCTTGCTAAACGCATTTGTTTTTTCAATGCTTCTGACTGTAACAGCAAATAGCATTGGGGTCTTATGGATTGCTATAGAACTTACAACTTTAGTTTCTGCTTTTTTAGTTGGTTATTATAACAAAGAAGCTCCTGTTGAAGCTGCATGGAAATATATTATTCTCTGTACGGTAGGTATTGCATTTGCAATGATCGGTATTGTTCTTGCCTACTACGGTGTTACTCATGCAGGAGGAGTTAAGTCTGTAGGATTAAACTGGAATTATTTAATTACGATTTCTCACAAACTTGACCCAGACCTGATGAAAGTAGCATTCATTTTTATACTCATAGGTCTTGGAACTAAAGCAGGTCTTGCTCCAATGCATACCTGGCTTCCAGATGCACATAGCGAAGCACCTACACCTGTTAGTGCACTTCTTTCCGGTGTACTTATTAAGTGTGGAATTTACGGAATTATTAGATTTGCAATTATTACTAACCTCTCAGTAGGAAATGGTTTTACAAATAAATTAATTTTAGTTTTTGGACTTTTATCAATTGGCATTTCAGTACCATTTATTCTTGTACAAAGACATATAAAACGGCTTCTTGCATATCATAGTTTAGAACATATTGGAATAATCACCTGTGGAATTGGCTTTGCAAATCCTTTAGCTATCTTTGGTGCATTATTTCACATGATAAATCATGCAATGGTAAAGTCTCTTATGTTCTTTACTTCAGGAAACCTTGCACTTAAATTTCACACAAAAGATATGGAACATATTAAGGGTGTTATTCAAGTTATGCCAATAAGTGGGATTGTACTCTTAGTTGGTGGCCTTGCACTTGCTGGCTCACCACCATTTTCAATATTTATTAGTGAGTTTTATATCTTAAGTGGAGGAATTGAAGGAAATCATTGGGTTGGTAGTATACTCTTTCTTTTATTTTTGATCATTGTTTTTGGTGGTTTAAGTCATCATTTGTTGCAGATGGCAATAGGTCCAACAAACAGTACCACTGAAAGTAATATTGCACTGACTAGAAGTGAAATAAATAAATCAAGTGTTGCAAGCTTAGTTTTACCGCTAGTACTTGTTTGCATACTAGGTATCTGGATACCAGGCCCCCTTTTAAGACTGTTAAATGAAGCAACAAGAATAGTAACAATAGGGCATACGATATGAAACATGGAATGATAAAAGAGATTGGTACTTTAATTGAACAGATTGAAAACCTGCTTAAAGAAAACACCTTTATTTATAAGCTTATAAGTCCAAACCATGTTGAATTTACAATTGACAAAAGCTTCTTACCTATTGCTTCTGAACTTATAATAAAGGATCCAAACTTAAATGCTTCATTATTAACTATTACTGCTACTGATAAAAGAGAGCTTAATGAAAATTATGTAGTTAATGTTGTATTCTCGCTTAAAAAAATTAATCACATAATAACTTTAAAATCAAATGTAGGTAAATTTAATCCTTCATATCCAGCAATAAGTAAAAAGATTTCATATGCAAATTGGTATGAAAGAGAAATTCATGATCTGTTTGGCATAGTTCCTGATGGCATCGAGCTTGATCCATTAGTTCTTCATAGGGACTGGCACCCTGGTAAATGCTTCCCAGTGAGAAAGGATTTTCCAAAAGATAAACAACTTCCAATTACTGACCATAATATAGAGTTTATATTCCCTCATGGGGAAGGATTACATCAAATTGCAGTTGGACCAATTCATGCTGGAATTATTGAACCTGGACATTTTAGGTTTTGTGCCCTAGGAGAAGAAATTCATAAATTTGATGTTCAACTCTTTTACGCACATAAAGGTATTGAAAAAATGGCAGAAGGTAAGACTATAGGTGAGGTATTAACCATTGCAGAAAATATATGTGGGATGTGCTCTTATAGCCACTCAACTGCTTTTTGCATTGCAATTGAGTCTTTAGGAAATATCTCAACACCACCTAGAGCTACATTCATTAGAACCATTTGCCTTGAGCTTGAAAGACTTGCAAGTCATATGTCAGACCTTATGGCTATTTGCTCAGCTGGTGGCTTTGGTTTTGCTTCAGCACATGCAGCAAGACTAAGAGAAACAATAATGAGACAAATATATAAATTAACTGGTCATCGCTTCTTTAGAAGTTTAAATACTATTGGAGGATTACAAAAAAATATATCTGATAAATATTTTGATCAATTATTTTTACAACTTGTTTTATTTAAAGCTGACTTCAATGCTCTAGCAAAATTAATTTTAAATACAGACAGTCTATTAGATCGCCTTGAGTTGACTGGCTTTCTGTCAAAGGAAAATGCTTTATCTCTAGGACTTGTAGGTCCAGCTGCCCGTGGTTCAAGCATAGATATAGATGTTAGGCATGATACACCTTATCTAGCTTATAAGAGGTACAAACCAAATGTGCCTCTATATGACACTTGTGATGCATTAGCTAGAACGAAAGTAAGAATTGATGAGGTAAATGAATCTTTAAGGCTAATTAAAAATCTTATAGAAGACTTACCCCCTGGGGATATTCTTGCAAAAACGAAACCTTATTCACACTATAATCCTGGGATTGGAATAGTTGAATCTCCAAAAGGAGAACTAGTTCATTGGATAATGCTTGACAAAGAGGACAAAATCTTTAGATACCATGTAAGAAGCGCATCTTACATAAATTGGAGAGGAGTGGCACAAGCTACCATGGGAAAAAATATTGTTCCAGATGGACCACTGGT
The DNA window shown above is from Candidatus Melainabacteria bacterium and carries:
- a CDS encoding HAD hydrolase family protein → MYELKEIIRNIKLLVLDVDGVLTDGSLYYDKNGEHVKKFNVRDGQGIKLAQAYSLELAIISARECEILNNRLSELSVKHIYQHCYDKGKKIQELSKELKISLQEIAYIGDDILDVPPLEIVGLPVCPKDAHPSVISKAKLITEAKGGHGCVREIIDLILKEQGKMTL
- a CDS encoding helix-turn-helix transcriptional regulator, giving the protein MLKQPSEFKAEFFKALANPIRIQIIDTLRNGKHTVNQLREILDIEAPNVSQQLAILRANNIVNTRKEGSNVFYSIKDPTIFKLLDIAKVIFNNQLAGIRDLLSKINNKKGRHSIKNGIRSIITQIFVPYICSWSDFCVPYLF
- a CDS encoding hydrogenase 4 subunit B, translating into MTLISFAFVIFDIKSIDSKKAGFVYLLMTHIGSAFLLLTFLIFAKYTGSFSFSSFDGVSNLMPDSLKAILFLFILLGFGTKAGIIPLHIWLPEAHPAAPSHISALMSGVMIKTGIYGILRFIFDFLSPFPSWWGIIVVFIGIITAVLGIIFASSEVDIKRILAYSSIENIGVILLSIGASMIFYSFDQKVLATISLVAALFHSLNHSIFKGLLFTCTGSIVSSTHTRNIEKLGGLIKLMPKTAFLFLIGSLAISALPPFNGFISKWLTFQSVLLLFQIKSEILKLISPIYASLLGFVGAICIATFVKTFSGIFLGMPRSHQAIHAQEATPSMILSMSILAFSCLVIGVFPNIVFLLIKTVTFSIIGLDATSIITFDSLFNSNNFSIKLGSNNFATLSPALVFVLLLIILCLVYIAFNNLGSKVPIRKDETWSCGVKPKPEFGHTPKGFLQPLRVIFSELHTPESFYHDYIYLPIVNSLVNLSHKIRPLQSGVLQIYLLYIFLALVFCLIWLRL
- a CDS encoding NADH-quinone oxidoreductase subunit H, with the translated sequence MNNTTLQYATLFLVHIGLLLILSPFINVYIKKIKAIIQGRVGPPLLQGYYDLAKYFHKETVVSKQTSWLFLATPLIVFSTTITAGLLIPTISSKEFMISLGGIILFIYLFGLGRFFMTSAALEPGSSFCSMASSRELMFATLIEPVILLPLFIFVCIYGTNSIFEIVNQLSNKGIALYTPPYILSLIAIFIASMAEMCRVPFDNPETHYELTMIHEGMLLEYSGKQLGIMFLSSWLKQLIIISLIANLLFPWYTTPGFTFVSLFIAAVIYLLKVLAVSTIIAFVETTVAKVRLFRVRDILIAAFIMSIIALVINIYKGEGLGI
- a CDS encoding hydrogenase 4 subunit F, translated to MDVNKITLLYSIPALAAFSSLLPKNKNVIGLVQTFWMVCLFILGLFIINDILDSGSIGTFKDFIYLDALSGLMIFLITLVSTIVSIYSIGYMTNEVEEKIHNIWKLKGYYFLLNAFVFSMLLTVTANSIGVLWIAIELTTLVSAFLVGYYNKEAPVEAAWKYIILCTVGIAFAMIGIVLAYYGVTHAGGVKSVGLNWNYLITISHKLDPDLMKVAFIFILIGLGTKAGLAPMHTWLPDAHSEAPTPVSALLSGVLIKCGIYGIIRFAIITNLSVGNGFTNKLILVFGLLSIGISVPFILVQRHIKRLLAYHSLEHIGIITCGIGFANPLAIFGALFHMINHAMVKSLMFFTSGNLALKFHTKDMEHIKGVIQVMPISGIVLLVGGLALAGSPPFSIFISEFYILSGGIEGNHWVGSILFLLFLIIVFGGLSHHLLQMAIGPTNSTTESNIALTRSEINKSSVASLVLPLVLVCILGIWIPGPLLRLLNEATRIVTIGHTI
- a CDS encoding NADH-quinone oxidoreductase subunit C, encoding MKHGMIKEIGTLIEQIENLLKENTFIYKLISPNHVEFTIDKSFLPIASELIIKDPNLNASLLTITATDKRELNENYVVNVVFSLKKINHIITLKSNVGKFNPSYPAISKKISYANWYEREIHDLFGIVPDGIELDPLVLHRDWHPGKCFPVRKDFPKDKQLPITDHNIEFIFPHGEGLHQIAVGPIHAGIIEPGHFRFCALGEEIHKFDVQLFYAHKGIEKMAEGKTIGEVLTIAENICGMCSYSHSTAFCIAIESLGNISTPPRATFIRTICLELERLASHMSDLMAICSAGGFGFASAHAARLRETIMRQIYKLTGHRFFRSLNTIGGLQKNISDKYFDQLFLQLVLFKADFNALAKLILNTDSLLDRLELTGFLSKENALSLGLVGPAARGSSIDIDVRHDTPYLAYKRYKPNVPLYDTCDALARTKVRIDEVNESLRLIKNLIEDLPPGDILAKTKPYSHYNPGIGIVESPKGELVHWIMLDKEDKIFRYHVRSASYINWRGVAQATMGKNIVPDGPLVNKSFNLCYACVDR